The following proteins are co-located in the Massilia litorea genome:
- a CDS encoding TIGR00266 family protein, with product MPTFTVTGDVDPFLHVSMRQGETIYCESDAMVMMESTLDLKGKMRGGLGSALMRTFANGESFFQQHIEATRGAGDCLLSPTLPGAMQIVDVGPNNYIISDGAFVAASSGVGLNVRTQSIGNALFANSGGFFVTETSGQGQVVVSGFGSMSMLDVEPGKDAIIDNSHVVCWDSTLRYEISITTGTSGGFLGNLINSQTSGEGMVLRFSGKGKVYVCSRNRAAFKAWMQTPAK from the coding sequence ATGCCAACTTTTACCGTGACCGGGGATGTCGATCCCTTCCTGCATGTGTCGATGCGTCAGGGCGAAACCATCTATTGCGAGTCCGACGCGATGGTGATGATGGAATCGACCCTCGACCTGAAAGGCAAGATGCGGGGCGGGCTCGGCAGCGCGCTGATGCGCACCTTCGCCAACGGCGAGTCCTTCTTCCAGCAGCACATCGAAGCCACGCGCGGCGCCGGCGACTGCCTGCTCTCGCCGACGCTGCCGGGTGCGATGCAGATCGTCGACGTCGGCCCGAACAATTACATCATCAGCGACGGCGCCTTTGTCGCGGCTTCGTCCGGCGTCGGCCTGAACGTGCGCACCCAGAGCATCGGCAATGCGCTCTTCGCCAACAGCGGTGGCTTCTTCGTCACCGAGACGAGCGGCCAGGGGCAGGTCGTGGTGTCGGGTTTCGGGTCGATGTCGATGCTGGACGTCGAGCCGGGAAAGGACGCGATCATCGACAATTCGCACGTCGTGTGCTGGGACAGCACGCTACGCTACGAGATCTCGATCACGACCGGCACCAGCGGTGGCTTCCTGGGTAACCTGATCAACAGCCAAACCAGCGGCGAGGGCATGGTCCTGCGCTTTTCGGGCAAGGGCAAGGTCTACGTGTGTTCGCGTAACCGTGCCGCCTTTAAAGCCTGGATGCAAACGCCCGCCAAATAA
- a CDS encoding DUF1003 domain-containing protein, whose protein sequence is MNSSQISALPSEGDPDVDHLRFHRQHEHLFKTFGSDVFGLKAEAFARFFGTPVFLGAQTLIVAVWIAANALGFMHFDLYPFILLNLAFSLQAAYAAPLILLAQTRQAARDKAHSDADAKHREAIAAASTRQSEQMLELLRRNTELTEITRTMAERIEKLTAEMHQHLLRDSEQQH, encoded by the coding sequence ATGAACTCGTCTCAAATCTCCGCTTTGCCTTCGGAAGGCGACCCCGATGTCGATCACTTGCGCTTTCATCGTCAGCACGAGCATTTGTTCAAGACCTTCGGCAGCGACGTGTTCGGGTTGAAAGCGGAAGCCTTCGCCCGTTTCTTCGGAACGCCTGTTTTCCTCGGTGCGCAAACCTTGATTGTTGCAGTCTGGATCGCCGCCAACGCACTCGGGTTCATGCATTTCGACCTGTACCCCTTCATCCTGCTCAATCTGGCGTTCAGCCTGCAGGCAGCCTACGCAGCCCCGCTTATCCTGCTCGCGCAAACGCGCCAGGCGGCGCGCGACAAGGCGCACTCCGACGCGGATGCCAAGCACCGCGAAGCCATCGCCGCCGCCTCGACCAGGCAATCCGAGCAGATGTTGGAATTGCTGCGCCGGAATACGGAACTGACGGAAATCACCAGGACGATGGCGGAACGCATCGAAAAGCTGACGGCGGAAATGCACCAGCATCTGCTGCGGGATAGCGAGCAACAACACTGA
- a CDS encoding quinoprotein relay system zinc metallohydrolase 2, which translates to MRRLVRALVVLAAAHTAYADAAPLRLEQVAPGVYVHIGQHKDVDDGYDGDIANIGFVVGLDAVAVIDTGGSYAVGMALKEALRAITRLPIRYVINTHVHPDHVFGNAAFIDDKPGAQPRFIGHAMLPQAMALRGDMYVRNLKKQLGGAADNSTLVAPDETVQDRLSLDLGRRKLELRAWPGAHTNNDLTVFDAASGTLWTGDLLFIERTPAVDGDIKGWLSAMDALERLPAVATIPGHGPVTRDKYQALDRQRAYLTTLLRDVRTSIKNGTGMTETMGTAAASERGRWQLFDVVNRRNVNLIYPVLEWE; encoded by the coding sequence GTGCGGCGCCTGGTCCGCGCGCTGGTCGTGCTGGCAGCCGCGCACACTGCGTATGCCGACGCTGCGCCGCTGCGTCTCGAGCAGGTTGCGCCGGGCGTGTACGTGCACATCGGGCAGCACAAGGACGTCGACGACGGTTACGACGGCGATATCGCCAACATCGGCTTCGTGGTCGGCCTGGACGCGGTCGCGGTCATCGATACCGGCGGCTCGTATGCGGTCGGCATGGCCCTGAAGGAAGCGCTGCGCGCGATTACCCGGCTGCCCATTCGCTACGTGATCAACACGCATGTGCACCCTGACCACGTATTCGGCAACGCCGCTTTCATCGACGACAAGCCTGGTGCGCAACCCCGATTCATCGGCCATGCCATGCTGCCCCAGGCGATGGCCCTGCGCGGCGATATGTACGTGCGCAACCTGAAAAAACAGCTGGGCGGCGCGGCCGACAACAGCACCCTCGTCGCCCCGGACGAGACGGTGCAGGACCGCCTGAGCCTCGACCTGGGCCGGCGCAAGCTCGAACTCCGGGCCTGGCCGGGTGCGCATACCAACAACGACCTGACCGTGTTCGATGCCGCGAGCGGCACCCTGTGGACGGGCGATCTGCTGTTCATCGAGCGCACGCCCGCCGTCGATGGCGACATCAAGGGCTGGCTCTCTGCGATGGATGCACTGGAAAGGCTGCCGGCCGTCGCGACCATTCCGGGACACGGCCCCGTCACACGCGACAAGTACCAGGCCCTGGACAGGCAGCGCGCCTACCTGACGACTTTGCTGCGCGACGTACGTACCAGTATCAAAAACGGCACCGGCATGACCGAGACGATGGGGACGGCGGCGGCCTCCGAGCGCGGACGCTGGCAGCTTTTTGACGTCGTCAACCGGCGTAATGTCAACCTGATCTATCCTGTTCTGGAATGGGAGTGA
- a CDS encoding extracellular catalytic domain type 2 short-chain-length polyhydroxyalkanoate depolymerase: protein MREDEVAAEEAWSVFRLVEEATMSANALKLRLALQAVLALAVTGCGGDATAPQASSGPTTLAVSTSVAADPAAVTTAVVKLPRYQIDPAKIFVAGISSGGFAAVQMHVAHSSTFKGAAIYAGGVYWCAGLEGAAGALANCGGQTLPTNQASYNSTLAASIAYLDAQSSLGTIDPSSNLKGQPVYLWSGTQDTVVNPREMADLNSEYQHYGANVRFDNAFPAAHGWESPNGELPCGTLGSPYMVNCTVNGAVYDSVKTWLTMFLGPLSPRNNGKLTGTLSTFDQTEFGASPNVSMSSTGKIFVPKTCTQGKTCGFVLAMHGCLQAESLIGNRWVTEAGINEWADTNRLVVLYPDTIASSAPGPTNPKACFDWWGYANQYDPNYALTSGLQMSVLYAMVQRVTGRP from the coding sequence ATGCGTGAAGACGAGGTCGCGGCGGAGGAAGCCTGGTCCGTTTTCCGATTGGTGGAGGAGGCGACAATGAGTGCAAATGCGTTGAAGTTACGCCTGGCCTTGCAAGCTGTTCTTGCGCTTGCCGTGACTGGATGCGGAGGCGACGCCACGGCGCCGCAAGCATCTTCGGGGCCGACAACACTGGCCGTGTCCACGAGCGTCGCAGCGGACCCCGCAGCGGTCACGACTGCCGTCGTGAAACTCCCGCGCTACCAGATTGACCCAGCGAAAATCTTCGTCGCCGGGATTTCGTCGGGCGGTTTCGCGGCAGTGCAGATGCACGTTGCCCACTCGTCGACTTTCAAGGGCGCAGCCATCTACGCGGGCGGCGTGTACTGGTGCGCGGGGCTCGAGGGCGCTGCGGGCGCGTTGGCAAATTGTGGCGGCCAGACGCTCCCGACCAATCAGGCATCGTACAACAGCACGCTTGCGGCCTCAATAGCCTACCTGGATGCGCAGTCGAGCCTCGGCACCATCGACCCCTCTTCCAATCTCAAAGGCCAGCCTGTCTACCTCTGGTCCGGCACGCAGGACACTGTCGTCAACCCGCGCGAGATGGCCGACCTCAATTCCGAATACCAGCATTACGGTGCGAATGTCCGCTTCGATAATGCCTTCCCCGCCGCTCACGGCTGGGAATCTCCAAACGGCGAGCTCCCCTGCGGCACGCTCGGGAGCCCCTACATGGTGAACTGCACCGTCAATGGCGCCGTGTACGATTCGGTGAAAACCTGGCTGACGATGTTCCTCGGTCCTTTGAGCCCACGTAATAACGGAAAGCTGACGGGGACCTTGTCGACATTCGACCAAACCGAGTTCGGGGCGTCGCCGAACGTCTCGATGAGCTCGACCGGGAAGATTTTTGTCCCTAAAACCTGCACGCAAGGGAAAACCTGCGGATTCGTCCTTGCCATGCATGGCTGCCTGCAAGCGGAGTCGCTTATCGGAAACCGCTGGGTCACCGAGGCCGGCATTAACGAGTGGGCCGATACGAACCGACTCGTGGTCCTGTATCCCGACACCATTGCGTCGAGTGCGCCCGGCCCCACGAATCCGAAGGCATGCTTTGACTGGTGGGGCTACGCCAACCAATACGATCCGAACTATGCGCTCACGAGCGGCTTGCAGATGTCCGTGCTCTACGCGATGGTGCAGCGCGTGACCGGCCGGCCCTAG
- a CDS encoding GntR family transcriptional regulator, producing MTTHSAQLFSITTGSSEPIYRQLVEQVRRLIAAGQMAPGDGMPSVREVAQALTLNPMTVSKAYGLLEMEGLLTRKRGMGMSIADRAGTRHSALERAELLRPILERAAMEARQLELDPDTVLSLFTHILKEQA from the coding sequence ATGACCACCCACTCCGCCCAGCTGTTCTCGATCACCACCGGCTCCTCCGAGCCGATCTACCGCCAGCTCGTCGAGCAGGTGCGGCGCCTGATTGCCGCCGGCCAGATGGCCCCCGGCGACGGCATGCCTTCGGTGCGCGAGGTCGCCCAGGCGCTGACGCTCAATCCGATGACCGTCTCCAAGGCCTACGGCCTGCTCGAGATGGAAGGGCTATTGACGCGCAAGCGCGGCATGGGCATGAGCATCGCCGACCGCGCCGGCACCCGGCACAGCGCCCTTGAGCGCGCCGAACTGCTGCGTCCAATCCTGGAACGCGCGGCCATGGAGGCGCGCCAGCTCGAACTCGATCCCGACACCGTCCTCTCCCTGTTCACCCATATCCTGAAGGAACAAGCATGA
- a CDS encoding TerD family protein — MAISLQKGGNVNLSKEAPGLTNLKVGLGWDTRATDGAAFDLDGAVFLLNSSGKVRSDADFIFYNNLKSADGSVVHSGDNKTGEGAGDDESVSVDLTKVPADVDKIVLAVTIHDADTRRQNFGMVGKAFIRCINANGESEIARYDLSEDGSTEAAMIFGEVYRNGADWKFRAIGQGFQGGLGPLAKNYGVNV, encoded by the coding sequence ATGGCAATCAGTCTGCAAAAAGGCGGCAACGTCAACCTGTCGAAAGAAGCTCCAGGCCTGACCAACCTCAAGGTCGGCCTTGGCTGGGACACCCGCGCCACCGACGGCGCGGCCTTCGACCTCGACGGCGCGGTCTTCCTGCTGAACTCGTCGGGCAAGGTACGTTCCGACGCCGACTTCATCTTCTACAACAACCTGAAGTCGGCCGACGGCTCGGTCGTCCACTCGGGCGACAACAAGACCGGCGAAGGCGCGGGCGACGACGAGAGCGTCTCGGTCGACCTGACCAAGGTTCCGGCCGACGTCGACAAGATCGTGCTGGCAGTCACCATCCACGACGCCGACACCCGCCGCCAGAACTTCGGCATGGTCGGCAAGGCCTTCATTCGCTGCATCAACGCCAATGGCGAGAGCGAAATTGCCCGCTACGACCTGTCGGAAGACGGCTCGACGGAAGCGGCGATGATCTTCGGCGAGGTGTATCGTAACGGCGCCGACTGGAAATTCCGCGCCATTGGCCAGGGCTTCCAGGGCGGCCTGGGGCCACTCGCCAAGAACTACGGCGTCAACGTTTAA
- a CDS encoding quinoprotein dehydrogenase-associated SoxYZ-like carrier: MKNRLQGSRCSSWVFSLAILAWSASPLPAPAQEANAAWASLQQSLFPGKKLEAAPFIRLTAPARAASGDQVPFAFSIDHPMTAQQYIKSVTVLVDENPVPLTAVFHFLPQSGKAEIATRIRFESDSPVHVVAESSDGRYYVNAVTVKASGGCAGPAPSGDAAAVAAAGQMKMALDGPFKGGEVNQARLLIRHPMYTGLQRDLVTHGFRPAFFINKVDVTYNGKPVLMADTNIGISENPSIQFGFFADKPGTLQVVLQDNRGATFRQSLDVGG, translated from the coding sequence ATGAAAAACCGTCTGCAGGGCAGCCGCTGCTCTTCCTGGGTCTTCAGCCTGGCGATATTGGCCTGGTCGGCGTCTCCGTTACCAGCGCCGGCACAAGAGGCGAATGCCGCCTGGGCCTCGCTGCAACAGTCTCTCTTCCCCGGGAAGAAACTGGAAGCGGCGCCTTTCATCCGTCTGACTGCGCCGGCGCGCGCGGCCAGCGGCGACCAGGTCCCGTTCGCCTTCAGCATCGATCATCCGATGACGGCACAGCAGTACATCAAGTCGGTCACGGTGCTGGTCGACGAAAACCCGGTGCCCCTGACGGCGGTTTTCCACTTTCTTCCGCAGAGTGGAAAAGCAGAAATCGCGACCAGGATCCGCTTCGAATCCGATTCCCCGGTGCACGTCGTGGCGGAGTCGAGCGATGGCCGTTACTATGTGAATGCGGTGACCGTGAAAGCCTCGGGCGGTTGCGCCGGTCCGGCGCCCAGCGGCGATGCGGCAGCGGTCGCCGCGGCGGGGCAAATGAAGATGGCGCTGGACGGGCCTTTCAAGGGAGGCGAGGTCAACCAGGCAAGGCTGCTGATCAGGCACCCGATGTACACCGGTTTGCAGCGCGACCTGGTCACGCATGGATTCCGGCCCGCCTTTTTCATCAACAAGGTCGACGTCACGTACAACGGCAAGCCGGTGCTGATGGCCGACACCAATATCGGCATCAGCGAGAATCCTTCGATCCAGTTTGGCTTCTTCGCCGACAAGCCCGGCACCTTGCAAGTCGTCCTGCAGGACAATCGGGGCGCCACCTTCCGCCAGTCGCTGGACGTCGGAGGCTAG
- the ggt gene encoding gamma-glutamyltransferase has protein sequence MTRSATALTCTLTLSIILNAPLALAKTPVATGSGGAVATISEKASQSALAILNKGGNAIDAAVAAAATLGVTDPFSCGIGGGGFMVIYLAKDKRVITIDHRETAPASFTPAVFLEGGKEIDFEKAVASGASVGVPGTVRGWHEALERYGSMKFKQVLAPAIDVATKGFTVSDTFSHLTRENEGKFRQFGTTSALYLRDGKAVTAGTTLRNPDMAKAYREIAARGQRAFYEGPMARAIVDAVNRPPVANGAQVRAGRMTLADLANYEARIRQPVLSTYRGYELYGMPLPSSGGITVAEALNILEGYDLKSLPRANAEHLYLEASRLAFADRNAYLADPEYVDAPVSGLLSKEFAAQRRAQIDLKRASANVSAGDPYAFQDDQSIPLRPQTRPLQRESAHTTHFTVSDKEGNVVSYTFTIESWGGSGIVVPGYGFLLNNEMTDFDFSGPRPNVPEAGKRPRSSMAPTIALKDGKPAFTIGSPGGATIITTVLQTIVNYVDFGMPMDAAVNAPRLSERNGAATSVEPGFGGSAQAQALSAFGHKWEDPAEEIGAANAIVFNPDGTVTAVSEGRRHGVGSALVQKSAH, from the coding sequence ATGACCCGATCCGCGACCGCCCTCACCTGCACACTGACCCTTTCCATCATCCTCAACGCGCCGCTGGCGCTTGCCAAGACGCCGGTCGCCACCGGCAGCGGCGGCGCCGTCGCCACCATCAGCGAGAAGGCCTCGCAATCGGCGCTCGCCATCCTGAACAAAGGCGGCAACGCGATCGACGCGGCAGTCGCCGCCGCGGCGACGCTGGGCGTGACCGATCCGTTCAGCTGCGGCATCGGCGGCGGCGGCTTCATGGTGATCTATCTCGCCAAGGACAAGCGCGTGATCACGATCGACCACCGCGAAACGGCGCCCGCCTCCTTCACGCCAGCAGTGTTTTTGGAGGGCGGTAAAGAGATCGATTTCGAGAAGGCGGTCGCCAGCGGGGCATCGGTCGGCGTGCCGGGCACGGTGCGCGGCTGGCACGAAGCGCTCGAGCGCTACGGCAGCATGAAGTTCAAGCAGGTGCTGGCGCCGGCCATCGACGTCGCCACCAAAGGTTTTACGGTCAGCGACACTTTCTCGCACCTGACGCGTGAAAATGAGGGCAAATTCCGGCAGTTCGGCACCACGTCGGCGCTGTACCTGCGCGACGGGAAAGCCGTGACGGCCGGGACCACGCTGCGCAATCCCGACATGGCCAAGGCCTACCGCGAAATCGCCGCCAGAGGTCAGCGCGCCTTTTATGAGGGCCCGATGGCGCGCGCCATCGTCGACGCCGTCAACAGGCCGCCGGTGGCGAACGGCGCTCAGGTACGCGCCGGCCGCATGACGCTGGCCGATCTCGCCAACTACGAAGCGCGCATCCGCCAGCCGGTGCTCAGCACCTACCGCGGCTATGAACTCTACGGCATGCCGCTGCCGAGCAGCGGCGGCATCACTGTCGCCGAAGCGCTGAACATCCTCGAAGGCTACGACCTGAAATCGCTGCCGCGTGCGAACGCCGAGCACCTGTACCTGGAAGCGAGCCGCCTTGCCTTTGCCGACCGCAACGCCTATCTCGCCGATCCGGAATACGTCGATGCGCCAGTAAGCGGCCTGCTGTCGAAAGAGTTCGCCGCGCAGCGCCGCGCCCAGATCGACCTCAAGCGCGCCAGCGCGAATGTCAGTGCGGGCGATCCCTACGCCTTCCAGGACGACCAGAGCATTCCGCTGCGCCCGCAAACGCGGCCGCTACAGCGCGAGAGCGCCCACACCACCCACTTCACGGTCTCCGACAAGGAAGGCAACGTCGTCTCCTATACCTTCACCATCGAGTCCTGGGGCGGCAGCGGTATCGTGGTGCCGGGCTACGGCTTCCTGCTGAATAACGAGATGACCGATTTCGATTTTTCCGGTCCGCGCCCGAACGTGCCGGAAGCCGGTAAACGTCCGCGCAGCAGCATGGCGCCGACCATCGCCCTGAAGGACGGCAAGCCCGCCTTCACCATCGGCAGCCCGGGCGGCGCGACCATCATCACCACGGTGCTGCAGACGATCGTCAACTACGTCGACTTCGGCATGCCGATGGACGCGGCGGTCAATGCGCCGCGCCTGTCGGAACGGAATGGCGCAGCCACCTCGGTCGAACCGGGCTTCGGCGGCTCGGCCCAGGCGCAGGCACTGTCGGCCTTCGGTCACAAGTGGGAAGACCCCGCCGAGGAGATCGGCGCGGCGAATGCGATCGTGTTCAATCCGGACGGCACCGTGACGGCGGTCAGCGAAGGCCGGCGTCACGGGGTGGGCAGCGCACTCGTCCAGAAGAGCGCGCACTAG
- the pstS gene encoding phosphate ABC transporter substrate-binding protein PstS, which yields MKIKHMFKTMIVGSAAAMVMSSSFAADVTGAGATFPYPIYAKWAEMYKAATGTGMNYQSVGSGAGIKQIKAKTVDFGASDMPLKAAELDEAGLMQFPAIMGGVVAVVNVEGVAPGQLKLTGPVLADIYLGKITKWNAQEIAALNPGVKLPADDITVVHRADSSGTSFLFTDYLSKVNPEFQSKIGAGTAVKWATGVGGKGNEGVAANVQRIKGAIGYVEWAYAKKNKLSHTQLKNKDGQFLQPDDEHFKAAAASAEWTKTPGFAVVLTDTAGKSSWPITGVSYILMHRAQADAAKGKEVVKFFDYAYKNGSAAAAELDYVPMPASVVKLVQGAWKAQLKDASGAAIY from the coding sequence ATGAAAATCAAGCACATGTTCAAAACGATGATCGTAGGTAGCGCTGCTGCGATGGTGATGTCCTCTTCCTTCGCCGCCGACGTGACGGGCGCAGGTGCGACCTTCCCATACCCGATCTACGCAAAGTGGGCGGAAATGTACAAGGCGGCCACCGGCACCGGCATGAACTACCAGTCGGTCGGCTCGGGCGCGGGCATCAAGCAGATCAAGGCAAAAACCGTCGATTTCGGCGCCTCGGACATGCCATTGAAAGCGGCTGAACTGGACGAAGCGGGCCTGATGCAGTTCCCGGCCATCATGGGCGGCGTGGTTGCCGTGGTGAATGTGGAAGGCGTGGCGCCGGGCCAGCTGAAACTGACCGGTCCGGTGCTGGCCGACATCTACCTGGGCAAGATCACCAAGTGGAATGCCCAGGAAATCGCCGCGCTGAACCCGGGCGTCAAGCTGCCTGCCGACGACATCACCGTCGTCCACCGCGCCGACAGCTCGGGCACCTCCTTCCTATTCACCGACTACCTGTCGAAGGTGAACCCGGAATTCCAGTCGAAAATCGGCGCCGGCACGGCCGTGAAATGGGCCACCGGCGTCGGCGGCAAGGGCAACGAAGGCGTCGCCGCCAACGTGCAGCGCATCAAGGGTGCGATCGGCTATGTCGAGTGGGCCTACGCCAAGAAGAACAAGCTGTCGCACACCCAGCTCAAGAACAAGGACGGCCAGTTCCTGCAGCCGGACGACGAGCACTTCAAGGCCGCCGCCGCCAGCGCCGAGTGGACCAAGACCCCGGGCTTCGCCGTGGTCCTGACCGACACTGCCGGCAAGAGCAGCTGGCCGATCACCGGCGTGTCCTACATCCTGATGCACCGTGCACAGGCGGACGCGGCCAAGGGTAAAGAGGTCGTCAAGTTCTTCGACTACGCCTACAAGAACGGCAGCGCCGCCGCAGCCGAGCTGGACTACGTGCCGATGCCGGCATCGGTCGTCAAGCTGGTGCAGGGCGCCTGGAAGGCGCAGCTGAAGGATGCGTCGGGCGCGGCGATTTATTGA
- a CDS encoding ABC transporter ATP-binding protein, whose protein sequence is MNTPIVRLSSVRKQFGSTPVLNGLDWQVMPGQVIGLLGRNGAGKSTLLECLLGLREADGGAVTIYGEDVNALSDATRARIGYVPQKSDLFEWLTPRQMLDYFKALYPRWNDAKVDALLERWGFDLPKLGRAISKLSGGEQQRLAIIRALGPDPELLVLDEPVSALDPVGRREFLRELIDGVIERGTTVVFSTHILSDLERVALDVAFLKDGRIALQGQLDELLEGAHRVVGAPGVRAEPLSLEDLFIEVTQ, encoded by the coding sequence ATGAACACCCCGATCGTCCGGCTGTCCTCGGTCCGCAAGCAGTTCGGCAGTACTCCCGTCCTGAATGGCCTCGACTGGCAGGTGATGCCGGGCCAGGTGATCGGCCTGCTGGGGCGCAACGGCGCCGGCAAGTCGACGCTGCTCGAATGCCTGCTTGGCCTGCGCGAAGCGGATGGGGGAGCGGTCACCATCTACGGCGAGGATGTGAACGCGCTGTCGGACGCCACCCGTGCCCGGATTGGTTACGTGCCGCAGAAATCGGACCTGTTCGAGTGGCTCACGCCGCGCCAGATGCTGGACTACTTCAAGGCCCTGTATCCGCGCTGGAACGATGCCAAGGTCGATGCGTTGCTCGAACGCTGGGGTTTCGACCTGCCCAAGCTGGGCAGGGCGATCAGCAAGCTGTCCGGCGGCGAGCAGCAGCGCCTGGCCATCATCCGCGCGCTCGGACCCGATCCGGAACTGCTGGTCCTCGACGAGCCGGTCTCCGCGCTCGACCCGGTCGGCCGCCGCGAGTTCCTGCGCGAGCTGATCGACGGCGTCATCGAGCGCGGCACCACGGTCGTGTTCTCGACGCATATCCTGTCCGACCTGGAACGGGTCGCGCTCGATGTCGCCTTCCTCAAGGACGGCAGGATCGCGCTCCAGGGCCAGCTCGACGAACTGCTCGAAGGCGCGCACCGCGTCGTCGGCGCGCCGGGCGTGCGCGCCGAGCCGCTCAGCCTGGAAGACCTGTTCATCGAGGTGACGCAATGA
- a CDS encoding TerD family protein: MTVNLQKGQKISLSKEGGGALTRVTMGLGWDAIKTKGFLGFGAKTESVDLDASVVMFDESNRPVDTVWFRQLKSKDGSIVHTGDNRTGAGDGDDEQINVDLSSVPPNVKSLVFTVNSFTGQNFSQVQNAYCRLLDASGNKEVARYDLSVQGAHTAQVMAKLYRHNGEWKMHAIGENASGRTFDDLMPAITPHL; encoded by the coding sequence ATGACAGTCAATCTGCAAAAAGGCCAGAAAATCTCGCTCTCGAAAGAGGGCGGCGGCGCACTCACCCGCGTCACGATGGGCCTCGGCTGGGACGCCATCAAGACCAAGGGCTTCCTCGGCTTCGGCGCGAAGACCGAAAGCGTCGACCTCGACGCCTCGGTGGTGATGTTCGACGAATCGAACCGTCCGGTGGACACCGTCTGGTTCCGCCAGCTCAAAAGCAAGGACGGCAGCATCGTCCACACCGGCGACAACCGCACCGGCGCGGGCGACGGCGACGACGAGCAGATCAACGTCGACCTGTCCAGCGTGCCGCCGAACGTGAAGTCCCTGGTCTTCACCGTGAACAGCTTCACGGGCCAGAACTTCTCGCAGGTGCAAAACGCCTACTGCCGCCTGCTCGACGCATCCGGCAACAAGGAAGTGGCGCGCTACGACCTGTCGGTGCAGGGCGCCCACACGGCCCAGGTGATGGCCAAGCTCTACCGTCACAATGGCGAATGGAAGATGCATGCGATCGGCGAAAATGCCAGCGGCCGCACCTTCGATGACCTGATGCCGGCCATTACGCCGCATCTGTAA
- a CDS encoding IS1595 family transposase: MQARKFEHFLKNLAALTRRQRERLLGLLLPTVKRDRTVDVIEQASAPQLACPGCGLNRFHKHGRANGLQRFRCRACGRTCNALTGTPLARLRHKGRWLDYLGGMLDSHSIRRSAAQLGVARATSFRWRHRFLALTQNDRPQRLAGIAEADEMYVLESHKGSRSLDRPPRKRGGKATKRGISNEQMCILVARDRTGQTLDWVPGKGPVTRAQLHEHLKVRLEPDVLLVTDAHSAYRHFAREAGITHEAVNLQAGIRVRGAIHVQNVNAYHSRLRGWLQPFRGVASRYLGNYLGWRWALDGARVKTPEALLRAAIGIFHA; the protein is encoded by the coding sequence ATGCAAGCACGCAAGTTCGAGCACTTCCTGAAGAACCTGGCCGCGCTGACCCGGCGCCAGCGCGAACGTTTGCTCGGCCTGCTGCTGCCAACGGTCAAGCGCGATCGGACGGTGGACGTCATCGAGCAGGCGAGCGCGCCGCAACTTGCCTGTCCCGGTTGCGGCTTGAATCGCTTCCACAAGCACGGCCGCGCCAACGGGCTGCAGCGCTTTCGTTGCCGCGCTTGCGGCCGCACCTGCAATGCGCTCACCGGCACGCCGCTGGCGCGCCTGCGCCACAAAGGGCGCTGGCTCGATTACCTGGGCGGCATGCTCGACTCGCACAGCATCCGGCGCAGCGCCGCCCAGCTCGGCGTTGCCCGCGCCACCAGCTTTCGCTGGCGCCACCGTTTTCTCGCGCTCACTCAAAACGACCGACCCCAGCGCCTGGCCGGGATCGCCGAGGCCGACGAGATGTATGTGCTCGAATCACACAAAGGGTCCCGCTCGCTCGATCGGCCTCCACGCAAGCGCGGCGGAAAGGCGACAAAACGCGGCATTTCGAACGAGCAGATGTGCATCCTGGTCGCACGCGACCGGACCGGCCAGACGCTCGACTGGGTCCCGGGCAAGGGGCCTGTTACGCGGGCGCAATTGCACGAACATTTGAAAGTGCGCCTGGAGCCGGACGTGTTGCTGGTGACGGACGCCCATTCGGCCTACCGGCATTTCGCACGCGAAGCCGGTATCACCCATGAAGCGGTGAACTTGCAGGCGGGAATCCGGGTGCGCGGCGCGATCCACGTCCAGAATGTGAATGCCTATCACAGCCGCCTGCGCGGCTGGCTGCAGCCGTTTCGCGGGGTTGCCAGCCGTTACCTCGGCAACTATCTCGGCTGGCGCTGGGCGCTCGACGGCGCCCGTGTCAAGACGCCGGAGGCTTTGCTGCGAGCGGCAATCGGCATATTCCACGCTTAA